A single genomic interval of Cucurbita pepo subsp. pepo cultivar mu-cu-16 unplaced genomic scaffold, ASM280686v2 Cp4.1_scaffold000235, whole genome shotgun sequence harbors:
- the LOC111784560 gene encoding C2 and GRAM domain-containing protein At1g03370-like, protein MKITVRVIEARNLPATDLNGSSDPYVRLQLGRQRFRTKVVKKTLNPSWGEEFSFRVDDLDDELTISILDEDKYFNDDFVGRVKIPMSRAFDFDNGSLGATWHSVHPKTKKSKQKDCGEILLAICFSQTNAFVDFNINGHVSYPKTSSDEIMGSPLSSHSGKSSSPSPVRQTENSVKEHRSSQQKTFAGRIAQMFHKNVDSGSSVSSRATELSEISAIVPSEVSESSLEDQSSSTTFDEGIRVMESKDQETETPSNLPGIMVDQLYAISPSDLNSLLFSSDSSFLQSLADLQGTTELQLQNWKLENGGEMLKRSVSYLKAPTKLIKAVKAFEEQTYLKADGKVYAVLAIVSTPDVMYGSTFKVEILYCITPGPELPSEEKSSRLVISWRMNFLQSTMMKGMIENGARQGIKDNFDQYSSLLSQTVRPVDQKNIGSNKEQVLASLQAQPQSTFKLAVQYFANCSVVVTTLMALYVLVHIFLAAPSTIQGLEFVGLDLPDSIGEFIVCGVLVLQGERVLGQISRFMQARLQKGSDHGVKAQGDGWLLTVALIEGCSLAAVNSSGLSDPYVVFTCNGKTKSSSIKFQKSDPQWNEIFEFDAMNEPPSVLGVEVYDFDGPFDEAASLGYAEINFLRTSISDLADIWVPLQGKLAQTCQSKLHLRIFLDNTRGSNVNVVKEYLSKMEKEVGKKISLRSPQSNSTFQKLFGLPAEEFLINDFTCHLKRKMPIQGRIFLSARVIGFHANIFGHKTKFFFLWEDIEDIQVVAPTLSSMGSPIIVITLRAGRGLDARSGAKTLDEEGRLKFHFHSFVSFGVAHRTILALWRAKSLSPEQKVQIVEEESEAKGCSETEENGSCLGPGEISMSEVLSSILSVPTNFAMELFNGAELERKVMEKAGCLNYSFTPWESEKENVYERQIYYIFDKRISHYRVEVTSAQQRHSLSNRNGWLVEEVLTLHGVPLGDYFNVHLRYQIEDLPSKLKGCSILVSFGMAWQKRTKHQKRITKNILKNLQDRLKVTFGLVENESATR, encoded by the exons ATGAAGATCACTGTTCGTGTAATCGAGGCTCGGAATTTACCTGCAACCGATCTAAATGGATCGAGTGATCCGTACGTTAGGTTGCAGCTTGGTCGGCAGAGGTTTAGAACCAAGGTGGTTAAGAAGACGTTAAATCCATCTTGGGGCGAAGAGTTTAGCTTCCGAGTGGATGATCTTGACGATGAACTCACTATCTCTATCTTGGACGAAGATAAGTATTTCAACGATGATTTTGTTGGACGGGTTAAGATTCCCATGTCGCGggcatttgattttgataatgGATCGCTTGGCGCTACTTGGCATTCTGTTCAtcccaaaaccaaaaaatccAAGCAGAAGGATTGTG GGGAAATCCTTCTTGCTATATGTTTTTCTCAGACCAATGCATTTGTAGATTTCAATATCAATGGTCATGTATCTTATCCAAAGACATCTAGTGATGAAATAATGGGTTCACCGTTGAGCTCTCATAGTGGCAAATCTAGCTCGCCGTCTCCAGTTAGGCAAACTGAGAATTCGGTGAAGGAACATAGATCTTCTCAACAGAAGACCTTTGCTGGTCGTATTGCTCAAATGTTTCATAAGAATGTAGATTCTGGTTCTTCCGTTTCGTCTCGAGCTACCGAACTGTCCGAGATATCTGCAATCGTTCCGTCTGAAGTTTCAGAATCTAGTTTAGAAGATCAATCCTCAAGTACTACATTTGATGAAGGAATAAGAGTAATGGAGTCGAAAGATCAAGAAACTGAAACGCCATCGAATTTGCCAGGAATAATGGTGGATCAATTGTATGCTATTTCACCCTCCGACCTCAATTCTCTACTTTTTTCATCAGATTCGAGTTTTCTACAATCTTTGGCTGACCTTCAGGGAACTACAGAACTGCAACTTCAAAACTGGAAACTTGAGAATGGTGGTGAAATGTTAAAGAGATCAGTGTCATATCTCAAGGCTCCAACGAAACTAATCAAAGCTGTCAAAGCATTTGAGGAACAAACGTACTTAAAAGCGGATGGGAAGGTTTATGCAGTTCTAGCTATTGTAAGCACTCCAGATGTAATGTATGGGAGCACTTTCAAAGTAGAGATACTTTACTGCATAACGCCTGGTCCAGAGCTTCCATCGGAAGAGAAATCTTCACGACTGGTAATTTCGTGGCGAATGAACTTTCTGCAGAGCACTATGATGAAAGGAATGATTGAGAATGGAGCCAGGCAAGGTATAAAGGACAATTTTGACCAATATTCTAGTTTGTTATCTCAGACTGTTCGTCCAGTTGATCAAAAGAATATTGGGTCAAATAAGGAACAGGTTTTGGCATCTTTGCAGGCACAGCCGCAGTCGACCTTTAAACTTGCTGTACAATATTTTGCTAATTGCTCTGTTGTGGTCACCACTTTAATGGCTTTGTACGTGCTTGTACACATTTTTCTAGCTGCACCTAGCACAATTCAGGGTCTCGAATTTGTAGGCCTCGACCTACCTGATTCAATAGGTGAATTCATTGTGTGTGGCGTCCTAGTTCTACAGGGAGAACGTGTTTTGGGGCAGATTTCACGCTTCATGCAGGCCAGACTGCAAAAAG GGAGTGATCATGGAGTCAAAGCACAGGGAGATGGATGGTTACTCACGGTTGCTTTGATTGAAGGGTGTAGTTTAGCCGCAGTCAATTCAAGTGGGTTATCCGACCCTTATGTCGTGTTTACATGTAATGGGAAAACTAAAAGCAGCTCAATCAAGTTCCAGAAATCTGATCCTCAATGGAATG aaatttttgaatttgatgcaATGAACGAACCTCCTTCCGTGTTGGGTGTTGaagtttatgattttgatgGGCCTTTCGATGAGGCTGCGTCTTTGGGATATGCTGAGATCAATTTTCTCAGGACCAGCATATCAGATTTAGCTGACATATGGGTACCTCTTCAGGGGAAGTTGGCTCAAACATGCCAATCCAAACTTCACTTGAGAATTTTCTTGGATAATACAAGAGGCAGCAATGTAAATGTTGTTAAAGAGTATTTAagtaaaatggaaaaagaggTTGGGAAAAAG ATCAGTTTGCGTTCTCCTCAATCAAACTCGACCTTTCAGAAACTATTTGGTCTTCCAGCTGAAGAATTTCTTATTAATGATTTTACCTGTCATTTGAAACGTAAAATGCCCATTCAG GGTCGTATCTTTCTGTCAGCTAGAGTCATAGGCTTCCATGCAAATATATTTGGGCACAaaaccaaatttttcttcctttgggaGGACATTGAAGATATTCAAGTTGTTGCTCCTACTCTTTCATCAATGGGGAGTCCAATTATAGTTATAACGCTCCGAGCAGGTAGAGGTTTGGATGCAAGGAGCGGCGCAAAGACGTTAGATGAGGAAGGCAGGCTGAAGTTCCATTTCCATTCCTTTGTATCGTTTGGTGTAGCACATAG GACAATCCTGGCTCTGTGGAGGGCTAAATCTTTGAGTCCGGAGCAGAAAGTGCAAATAGTCGAAGAAGAATCTGAAGCTAAAGGCTGCTCAGAAACTGAAGAAAATGGATCATGTTTGGGTCCTGGTGAAATCAGCATGTCTGAGGTTCTCTCATCCATTCTCTCTGTTCCT ACCAACTTTGCTATGGAGCTATTCAACGGGGCTGAGTTGGAACGCAAAGTTATGGAGAAAGCTGGTTGTCTTAATTATTCATTCACTCCATGGGAATCAGAGAAGGAGAATGTTTATGAGAGGCAAATATATTACATATTTGACAAACGTATCTCCCATTACCGAGTGGAAGTCACAAGTGCTCAGCAAAGACACTCGCTTTCCAATAGAAATGGCTGGCTCGTTGAAGAGGTCTTGACACTTCATGGAGTTCCTCTTGGTGACTACTTCAAT GTCCACCTTAGATATCAAATTGAGGATTTACCTTCCAAGTTGAAGGGGTGTAGCATTCTAGTATCCTTTGGAATGGCTTGGCAGAAAAGAACTAAGCATCAGAAAAGGATTACTAAAAACATCCTAAAAAATCTACAAGACCGTCTAAAAGTCACTTTTGGACTCGTTGAGAATGAATCTGCTACAAGATAG
- the LOC111784561 gene encoding glucan endo-1,3-beta-glucosidase 5-like, which yields MLRRRLEAALHCLFLLLGSFLVVESAIGVNWGTISFHKMKPSTVVDLLKSNRVEKVKLFDADSRVLKALMGSGIQVMVGIPNEMLASLSSSSLASDLWVRQNVSSYVVKGGVDIRYVAVGNEPFLTSYNGEYQSYIMPALLNIQQSLAKANLASYVKLVVPCNADAYESSLPSQGAFRPELTQLMTQIVSFLNSNGSPFIVNIYPFLSLYGNSDFPQDYAFFEGTTHAVTDGSNVYYNAFDGNYDTLVSALTKIGFGQMPIVIGEVGWPTDGAMGANLTAARVFNQGLINHVLSNKGTPLRPGVPPVDVYLFSLLDEGAKSVLPGNFERHWGIFSFDGQAKYPLNLGLGNKVLKNAKNVEYLPSRWCVANPFRDLTDVTNHIKLACSVADCSTLNYGGSCNGIGAKGNISYAFNSYYQLQMQNEKSCEFDGLGMITFRDPSIGECRFLVGVTDNRSLSSRSSGESALIWVSILWVFWTLIL from the exons ATGTTGAGGCGGAGATTGGAAGCAGCCCTGCActgtttgtttttgcttttgggttcatttttGGTGGTGGAATCTGCCATTGGTGTTAATTGGGGTACGATTTCGTTCCATAAGATGAAGCCGTCCACCGTCGTTGATCTATTGAAGAGCAACAGAGTAGAGAAAGTGAAACTGTTTGATGCGGACTCCAGAGTGCTCAAGGCTTTAATGGGAAGTGGGATCCAAGTTATGGTTGGAATCCCTAATGAAATGCTCGCTTCTTTGAGCTCGTCTTCGCTTGCCTCTGATCTATGGGTCCGTCAAAATGTGTCTTCGTATGTTGTTAAAGGGGGCGTTGATATCAG GTACGTTGCCGTAGGAAATGAGCCATTTCTTACCAGTTACAACGGAGAGTATCAGTCATACATCATGCCTGCTTTGCTCAATATTCAACAATCCTTAGCAAAAGCAAATCTTGCAAGCTATGTGAAGTTAGTTGTCCCTTGCAATGCTGATGCATATGAGTCTTCCCTTCCTTCCCAGGGAGCATTCAGGCCTGAATTAACTCAACTTATGACTCAAATTGTTTCATTTCTCAACTCCAATGGCTCTCCATTCATCGTGAACATATATCCGTTTTTGAGCCTCTACGGGAACTCCGACTTCCCACAAGACTATGCATTTTTTGAAGGGACTACCCATGCTGTCACCGATGGAAGTAACGTTTACTATAATGCGTTCGATGGAAACTATGACACCTTAGTTTCCGCTCTCACCAAAATTGGCTTTGGACAGATGCCAATTGTTATAGGGGAGGTCGGATGGCCCACGGATGGAGCCATGGGTGCAAATCTTACAGCTGCGAGAGTCTTCAACCAAGGCCTGATTAATCATGTCCTAAGCAACAAAGGAACACCTTTAAGGCCAGGTGTGCCTCCTGTGGACGTCTATCTCTTCAGCCTACTTGATGAAGGCGCAAAGAGTGTTCTTCCAGGGAATTTTGAGAGGCATTGgggtattttttcttttgatggcCAGGCTAAATATCCTTTAAACCTTGGTTTAGGCAACAAGGTATTGAAAAATGCAAAGAACGTGGAGTATCTTCCTTCTAGATGGTGCGTTGCAAATCCATTCCGGGACTTAACCGACGTGACAAATCACATTAAGCTAGCCTGTAGCGTTGCAGATTGCTCGACGCTCAACTATGGAGGATCATGCAATGGTATTGGTGCAAAGGGTAACATCTCATATGCATTTAACAGCTACTATCAGCTACAAATGCAGAATGAGAAGAGCTGCGAGTTTGATGGCCTCGGTATGATCACATTCCGAGATCCCTCCATTGGGGAATGTAGGTTTCTTGTCGGTGTCACCGACAATCGTTCGCTCAGTTCTCGTTCATCAGGTGAATCAGCACTCATCTGGGTATCAATATTATGGGTTTTCTGGACTCTGATATTATGA